CGCATGCCACCGTCAGGTGATCCGAGGCGGTCCCGCCTGCTCGGGCGACGCGAACCGCGCCACGGCTTCCAGCAAGGTCTCGAACGCGCAAGCCGCTCCCGTCGCCGCGGCGCAGGCCGCTCCCCGGGCGCAGGCCGCGGGCGGTCCCAAGCGGATCGTCATCTCCACCCAGACCCAGACGCTGAAGGCCTACGAAGGCGACCGGGTCGTCATGGACACTCCCGTGTCCACCGGGGCGCCCGGTTTCCCGACCCCCACCGGCACCTACTCGATCCAGTCCAAGGAAAAGATGCACTGGTCCACGCAGTACGGCGTGTGGATGCCGTACGCGATGAGGGTCGTGCGCGGCATCTTCATCCACGAGGTCCCGATCGATACGCAGGGGCGCCGGCTCGGTGGAGCTCTGGGCCAGGCTGCCTCTCACGGTTGCATCCGGGTGGGGGTCGGGCCCGCGCAGTCGCTGTACGAGTGGGCTGAGGTCGGCACGCCGGTCACCATCACCTGACGCAAATGTGGCAGCCCCTCTCCGGTCACGTGACCGGCCGGAGAGGTGTGCCCTCCAGAGCGCGCCCGCAATCGCACGCCCGCTCCGGCGCAATGGCCTCGACGCACGAGAAAAGGGCCTGACGAAGCTTGT
This portion of the Actinomycetota bacterium genome encodes:
- a CDS encoding L,D-transpeptidase; translated protein: MLRRLVVLLFMSLGVVFLASAAEAAGQDSFDQRRAEVAARIACHRQVIRGGPACSGDANRATASSKVSNAQAAPVAAAQAAPRAQAAGGPKRIVISTQTQTLKAYEGDRVVMDTPVSTGAPGFPTPTGTYSIQSKEKMHWSTQYGVWMPYAMRVVRGIFIHEVPIDTQGRRLGGALGQAASHGCIRVGVGPAQSLYEWAEVGTPVTIT